The Altererythrobacter sp. Root672 genome includes a window with the following:
- a CDS encoding OmpA family protein: MPMLRSPIVVSLGFLPVAALAFLASALNGRDMAASLDAQAKVAIAKANGAPVRARFATANGAPSRHPLLSGGEKLDEGTRDRVAKAVAAIHGVGGVTWVDGTALAVTTQTSIKPQHCQDDVEALLNARTLRFEEGSSRIQVASGELVDEVAAALRPCLGSIIAITGHTDSSGSEAGNVQLSLARARAVRDALIARGIPADGLRTRGLGSRSPVEGLDSSDPANRRIEFSVLALQPIKPTPVDTPGPR, encoded by the coding sequence ATGCCCATGTTGCGTAGCCCAATCGTCGTATCGCTCGGCTTCCTACCCGTTGCCGCGCTCGCTTTCCTGGCGAGCGCGCTGAATGGGAGGGACATGGCGGCCAGTCTCGACGCCCAGGCCAAGGTGGCAATCGCGAAGGCAAACGGTGCGCCGGTGCGGGCCCGGTTCGCCACGGCAAACGGAGCGCCATCGCGCCATCCGCTGCTCAGCGGCGGAGAGAAGCTCGACGAAGGCACCCGTGACCGCGTGGCCAAGGCCGTCGCGGCCATTCACGGCGTCGGAGGCGTTACGTGGGTGGATGGCACCGCTCTGGCAGTGACTACTCAGACATCGATCAAGCCTCAGCACTGCCAGGACGATGTCGAAGCTCTGCTGAACGCCCGCACCCTCCGGTTCGAGGAAGGGTCGTCGCGGATCCAGGTGGCGAGCGGAGAACTGGTCGACGAAGTGGCCGCAGCTCTGCGACCATGCCTCGGCAGCATCATCGCCATTACCGGGCATACTGATTCTTCTGGTTCGGAAGCAGGCAATGTCCAACTATCGCTCGCCCGAGCTCGCGCGGTTCGCGATGCGCTGATCGCGCGGGGCATTCCGGCTGATGGGCTGCGCACGCGCGGGCTAGGCTCGCGCTCGCCCGTTGAGGGTCTCGACTCTTCCGATCCCGCGAACCGGCGGATCGAGTTCAGCGTGCTTGCGCTTCAGCCGATCAAGCCGACACCCGTCGACACCCCTGGCCCACGCTAG
- the hemC gene encoding hydroxymethylbilane synthase: MPTTPLLKLGTRRSPLAMAQAYEARSRLCAAHGWEECAVELVPVVASGDKIQDRPLAEIGGKALWTRELDAWLAEGEIDAAVHSLKDVETWRPDSFTLAAILPRADKRDVLIGAATVHALPQGATIGTSAPRRAAQLLHMRPDCRVVTLRGNVATRLAKLAAGEFDATFLAAAGLVRLGETGTGHPLETKDWLPAPAQGAIGIECRTDDQRVRDLLQAIDHAPSRAEAMAERALLAALGGSCHSSIAVVCDHSESMLSMRAVLFSPDGAECVEGAASFAAGDNAGPERLAEDLLARATAGISAHFTGPK; this comes from the coding sequence ATGCCCACTACACCACTCCTTAAGCTCGGCACACGCCGCTCGCCGCTCGCCATGGCCCAGGCCTATGAAGCTCGCTCCCGCTTGTGTGCGGCCCATGGCTGGGAGGAGTGCGCAGTCGAGCTGGTCCCCGTTGTCGCGAGCGGGGACAAGATCCAGGACCGGCCGCTCGCAGAGATCGGCGGCAAGGCGTTGTGGACGCGAGAGCTCGACGCATGGCTGGCCGAAGGCGAGATCGACGCCGCGGTCCATTCGCTCAAAGACGTGGAGACCTGGCGGCCCGACAGCTTCACGCTCGCCGCGATCCTGCCGCGCGCCGACAAGCGCGATGTGCTGATCGGCGCCGCTACGGTGCACGCCTTGCCGCAAGGTGCGACCATCGGCACGAGCGCGCCGCGCCGCGCCGCACAGCTGCTGCACATGCGCCCCGATTGCCGAGTGGTAACCCTGCGCGGCAATGTCGCCACGCGCCTGGCCAAGCTCGCTGCCGGGGAGTTCGACGCGACTTTCCTCGCTGCTGCCGGCCTTGTTCGTCTTGGCGAGACGGGCACGGGCCACCCGCTCGAGACCAAGGACTGGCTTCCCGCCCCTGCCCAGGGAGCGATCGGAATCGAGTGCCGCACCGACGACCAGCGCGTGCGCGACCTGCTGCAAGCCATCGACCACGCGCCGAGCCGGGCCGAAGCGATGGCCGAGCGGGCGCTGCTCGCCGCGCTTGGTGGCAGCTGTCACAGCTCGATTGCGGTGGTGTGCGACCATTCGGAGTCGATGCTGTCGATGCGCGCCGTCCTCTTCAGCCCCGATGGCGCAGAATGTGTCGAAGGAGCGGCCAGCTTCGCCGCAGGCGATAACGCGGGGCCAGAGCGCCTCGCCGAAGATCTCCTCGCGCGGGCGACGGCGGGAATATCCGCCCACTTCACTGGGCCCAAGTGA
- a CDS encoding NAD(P)H-dependent glycerol-3-phosphate dehydrogenase, translating into MSAPSIGVVGAGAWGTALAQMLASDGREVMLWVLEPELADEINTRHTNSLFLPSAALAPTIRATSDLADTAGCELLLLVTPAQHLATTMGRMTTYPRDLVLCAKGIEASSGRMMHQVAAEAAPGSEIAVLSGPTFAHEVAAGLPTAVTLACGGGEAQWQRLATAIARPAFRPYYSDDLTGAEVGGAVKNVLAIACGVVEGLGLGQNARAALIARGYAEMQRFGEALGAQRATLAGLCGLGDLVLTCSSTSSRNFSLGVALGQGQDPKALMRERHTVAEGAHTAPILVELAQKHGVSMPIVESVGHLLEGAPALEVVSRILARPLTAEDQPSPLPERPAI; encoded by the coding sequence GTGAGCGCGCCGTCGATCGGTGTGGTCGGCGCTGGTGCCTGGGGCACCGCGCTCGCCCAGATGCTCGCTTCCGATGGTCGCGAGGTCATGCTGTGGGTGCTCGAGCCCGAGTTGGCGGATGAAATCAACACCCGCCACACCAACTCCCTGTTCCTGCCCTCAGCCGCGCTGGCACCGACGATCCGCGCCACCAGCGACCTCGCCGACACCGCCGGATGCGAACTGCTGCTGCTGGTCACCCCGGCCCAGCACCTCGCCACGACGATGGGACGGATGACGACTTACCCACGCGACCTCGTGCTCTGCGCCAAAGGTATCGAGGCCAGCAGCGGTCGCATGATGCACCAGGTGGCGGCAGAGGCTGCGCCCGGCAGCGAGATCGCGGTCCTCTCCGGCCCGACGTTCGCCCACGAAGTCGCAGCGGGCCTGCCCACCGCGGTCACCCTTGCCTGTGGCGGAGGCGAGGCCCAGTGGCAGCGTCTTGCCACGGCGATCGCCCGCCCGGCCTTCCGTCCCTATTACAGCGACGACTTGACCGGCGCCGAGGTTGGCGGAGCAGTAAAGAACGTGCTCGCCATCGCCTGCGGGGTCGTCGAAGGGCTGGGCCTCGGCCAGAACGCCCGCGCCGCGCTCATCGCTCGCGGCTACGCCGAAATGCAGCGCTTCGGCGAAGCCCTTGGCGCGCAACGGGCGACACTCGCCGGCCTTTGTGGCCTGGGCGACCTGGTCCTGACCTGTTCGTCGACCTCCAGCCGTAACTTCTCGCTCGGAGTGGCGCTTGGGCAGGGACAGGATCCCAAGGCCCTGATGCGCGAACGCCATACCGTCGCCGAAGGCGCCCACACCGCGCCCATCCTTGTCGAGCTTGCACAAAAGCACGGGGTAAGCATGCCGATCGTAGAGTCGGTAGGGCACCTCCTCGAAGGCGCGCCTGCGCTCGAGGTGGTCTCCCGTATTCTCGCGCGCCCGCTAACGGCCGAAGATCAGCCTTCGCCGCTGCCTGAAAGGCCAGCGATTTGA
- a CDS encoding uroporphyrinogen-III synthase, with the protein MTALILTIRPEPGCTATVEAGRELGLTIEGCPLFALRAVEWDPPAPENIDALLLGSANAVRHAGPALDQFRGKPVYSVGAATGKEAEAAGFPVAVCGQGVLQPVLDGLVGQQLRLLRVTGAEHVPLYPPPGISVETRIAYESMGLQLPDALAGRLASGALVLLHSAAAARHFAGECDRCGVSRSCVALAVLGPRIAEAAGEGWATVRSASVPAEAALLALASDMCHDLT; encoded by the coding sequence GTGACGGCGCTTATTCTCACCATCAGGCCCGAGCCGGGATGCACGGCTACGGTTGAGGCGGGACGCGAACTTGGCCTGACAATCGAAGGCTGCCCGTTGTTCGCGCTCCGAGCGGTCGAATGGGACCCGCCGGCTCCTGAAAACATCGACGCGCTTCTGCTCGGCAGTGCCAACGCAGTACGGCACGCCGGCCCGGCGCTCGACCAGTTCCGAGGCAAGCCGGTCTATTCTGTCGGAGCTGCGACGGGGAAAGAGGCCGAGGCGGCAGGCTTTCCCGTAGCGGTTTGCGGGCAAGGGGTCCTGCAACCCGTTCTCGACGGCCTCGTTGGCCAGCAGTTGCGCCTGCTGCGAGTGACCGGAGCCGAACACGTTCCACTTTATCCACCGCCCGGCATCTCCGTTGAAACGCGTATTGCTTACGAGAGCATGGGTCTGCAACTTCCCGATGCGCTCGCCGGACGTTTGGCGAGCGGGGCGCTTGTGTTGCTCCACTCTGCCGCTGCAGCCCGGCATTTTGCCGGCGAATGTGACCGCTGCGGAGTGTCGAGGAGCTGCGTGGCCTTGGCCGTTCTCGGGCCGCGCATAGCCGAGGCGGCCGGAGAAGGCTGGGCCACGGTGCGATCTGCCAGTGTACCGGCGGAAGCTGCGCTCTTGGCTTTGGCGTCCGATATGTGCCATGACCTCACCTGA
- a CDS encoding FAD-dependent monooxygenase, with amino-acid sequence MADKQDLLILGGGLVGMTLALAAARKGISSHVVDRADPAELTAEGFDGRASAISTASWNLFSNIGLDAALQPFGCPIDSIAVTDGMKPGRIDFQPEAHEGSLGLMFTNRSLRLALFEAAKAESLISWHARAEVVDRERGEFGVSATLASGERLEASLMVAAEGRNSPTREAAGISVAKWDYRHRAIIVGLTHEKPHGNVAWEIFYPAGPFALLPLLDAPDGKHRSALVWTVNEKDAAGVLALSDRAFLHEVDKRMHGVFGAIALDGRRSSYPLGFHHTAKITEHRLALVGDAAHGIHPIAGQGLNLGLRDVGALVEVLVEGLRLGLDPADAQLLSRYERWRGLDSFMVAFATDGLTRLFGVPGRLPSAIRRFGMGVVQRTPALKHWFMDEARGMSGTLPELMRG; translated from the coding sequence ATGGCGGACAAGCAGGACCTCTTGATCCTTGGCGGCGGTTTGGTGGGCATGACGCTCGCCCTGGCGGCAGCGAGGAAAGGTATTTCGAGCCACGTGGTCGACCGGGCCGATCCGGCGGAACTGACCGCCGAAGGCTTCGACGGACGCGCTTCGGCCATCTCCACCGCGAGCTGGAACCTGTTCAGCAACATCGGTCTCGACGCCGCTCTCCAACCTTTCGGCTGCCCGATCGATTCGATCGCGGTCACCGACGGGATGAAGCCTGGCCGGATCGACTTCCAGCCGGAAGCCCACGAAGGCTCGCTCGGCCTGATGTTCACCAACCGCTCGCTGCGGTTGGCGCTGTTTGAGGCGGCAAAGGCCGAGTCGCTGATCAGCTGGCACGCCCGCGCCGAAGTGGTCGATCGCGAACGCGGCGAGTTCGGCGTCTCCGCCACTCTCGCCAGTGGCGAACGGCTGGAGGCCAGCCTGATGGTCGCCGCTGAGGGACGCAATTCCCCGACGCGCGAGGCTGCGGGCATTTCCGTCGCCAAGTGGGACTACCGCCACCGCGCGATCATCGTCGGCCTGACGCATGAAAAGCCGCACGGGAACGTTGCGTGGGAGATCTTCTACCCCGCCGGTCCCTTCGCGCTCCTGCCTTTGCTCGACGCACCCGACGGCAAGCACCGCAGCGCGCTGGTCTGGACCGTGAACGAGAAGGACGCCGCCGGAGTGCTGGCCCTGTCCGACCGCGCGTTCCTCCACGAAGTCGACAAGCGGATGCACGGCGTGTTCGGAGCCATCGCTCTTGACGGTCGGCGCTCTTCCTACCCGCTCGGCTTCCACCATACCGCGAAGATCACGGAGCACCGCCTGGCCCTCGTCGGCGATGCGGCGCACGGCATCCACCCCATCGCCGGGCAGGGCCTCAACCTCGGCCTGCGCGACGTCGGCGCGCTGGTGGAAGTTCTGGTGGAAGGCTTGCGCCTCGGCCTCGACCCTGCGGATGCGCAATTGCTCAGCCGCTACGAGCGCTGGCGCGGGCTCGACAGCTTCATGGTTGCCTTTGCCACGGACGGCCTCACCCGCCTGTTCGGCGTCCCAGGCCGGCTGCCCAGCGCCATTCGCCGCTTCGGCATGGGCGTGGTCCAGCGCACTCCGGCGCTGAAACATTGGTTCATGGATGAAGCGCGCGGGATGTCCGGCACGCTTCCGGAGCTGATGCGCGGCTAG
- a CDS encoding helix-hairpin-helix domain-containing protein, producing the protein MVELVHENWIFLVIALVIGLLTAWWVLVASRRTKVDISRSEDGAPAKRNQALIDARPAAAPQVEIPPQTPVGLAGVGEAVAAAAAPVEVAPEPAPEPIPEPTPEPTPAPAPTVAPASSGPADDLTRIKGLGPKIALQLKDLGVSTFAQIAAWDDAEIDRIDAQLGRFQGRIRRDDWPTQARLLAAGDTSGYEAKFGKL; encoded by the coding sequence ATGGTTGAGCTGGTGCATGAGAACTGGATCTTCCTGGTCATCGCATTGGTCATCGGGCTGCTCACCGCGTGGTGGGTGCTGGTCGCCTCGCGCCGGACCAAAGTGGACATCAGCCGCAGCGAGGACGGAGCGCCGGCCAAGCGAAATCAGGCCCTGATCGACGCTCGGCCAGCGGCTGCGCCTCAAGTCGAGATTCCGCCACAGACCCCGGTCGGCCTTGCCGGCGTGGGTGAGGCGGTTGCCGCAGCGGCCGCTCCAGTCGAAGTGGCGCCTGAACCAGCACCTGAGCCGATCCCTGAACCGACCCCAGAGCCGACTCCAGCGCCTGCGCCTACCGTGGCGCCAGCTTCGTCTGGACCCGCCGACGACCTTACCCGGATCAAGGGCCTCGGCCCCAAGATCGCGCTGCAATTGAAGGACCTCGGCGTAAGCACTTTCGCCCAGATTGCGGCCTGGGACGATGCCGAGATCGACCGCATCGACGCCCAGCTCGGCCGCTTCCAAGGCCGCATCCGCCGCGACGACTGGCCCACCCAGGCGCGCCTCCTGGCCGCGGGCGATACCTCCGGATACGAGGCAAAGTTCGGAAAGCTCTAA
- a CDS encoding acyl-CoA dehydrogenase — translation MVPFSWADPLDLEGQLSEEERMIRDAARGFAQDVLQPRVIEGFRDEIDAPELFPLMGEAGLLGVTIPDEFGGAGANYVSYGLVAREIERVDSGYRSMASVQSSLVMYPIHAYGSAEQKANYLPHLASGELIGCFGLTEPDAGSDPASMRTYARKDGDGFVLSGSKTWISNSPFADLFVVWAKSEAHDGRIRGFLLEKGMPGLSAPKIEGKFSLRASTTGMIMMDEIKLPAEALLPGVEGMKGPFGCLNRARYGISWGTMGAAEFCLSAAREYGLDRKQFGRPLAANQLFQKKLADMETEIALGLQGSLQVGRLMDEGRFAPEMISLVKRNNAGKALEIARWARDMHGGNGISEEYQVIRHMLNLESVNTYEGTHDVHALILGRAITGIAAF, via the coding sequence ATGGTGCCATTCAGCTGGGCGGACCCGCTCGACCTCGAAGGCCAGCTGAGCGAAGAGGAGCGCATGATCCGCGACGCTGCGCGCGGTTTCGCTCAAGACGTGCTCCAGCCGCGCGTGATCGAAGGCTTCCGCGACGAGATCGACGCGCCGGAGCTGTTTCCGCTGATGGGTGAAGCTGGATTGCTTGGCGTGACCATTCCCGACGAGTTCGGTGGGGCCGGCGCCAACTATGTTTCCTATGGCCTGGTGGCGCGGGAGATCGAGCGGGTGGACTCGGGTTACCGCTCGATGGCTTCGGTCCAATCGAGCCTCGTGATGTACCCGATCCACGCCTACGGTTCGGCGGAGCAGAAGGCCAACTACCTGCCGCACCTCGCGAGCGGAGAGTTGATCGGATGCTTCGGCCTGACCGAGCCCGATGCCGGCTCCGACCCCGCTTCGATGCGGACTTACGCTAGGAAGGATGGCGACGGGTTCGTCCTTTCTGGCAGCAAGACCTGGATCAGCAATTCCCCGTTCGCCGACTTGTTCGTGGTCTGGGCCAAGAGCGAAGCGCACGACGGACGCATCCGTGGGTTCCTGCTTGAAAAGGGCATGCCCGGACTTTCCGCACCCAAGATCGAGGGCAAGTTCTCGCTGCGCGCCTCGACCACGGGCATGATCATGATGGACGAGATCAAGCTACCCGCCGAGGCGCTGCTGCCCGGCGTCGAGGGCATGAAGGGCCCGTTCGGCTGCCTCAACCGCGCACGCTACGGCATTTCGTGGGGCACGATGGGTGCGGCCGAGTTCTGCCTTTCCGCGGCACGCGAATACGGGCTCGACCGCAAGCAGTTCGGCAGGCCGCTCGCCGCCAACCAGCTGTTCCAGAAGAAACTCGCCGACATGGAGACCGAGATTGCGCTGGGGCTCCAGGGTTCGCTCCAGGTCGGACGGCTGATGGACGAAGGGCGGTTCGCGCCCGAGATGATCAGCCTGGTCAAGCGCAACAACGCCGGCAAGGCGCTGGAGATCGCTCGCTGGGCGCGCGACATGCACGGCGGTAATGGCATCTCCGAGGAATACCAGGTGATCCGCCACATGCTGAACCTGGAAAGCGTCAACACCTACGAAGGGACGCATGACGTCCATGCGCTGATCCTGGGCCGGGCGATCACCGGGATCGCGGCGTTCTAA
- a CDS encoding response regulator, which yields MARSTAYDRPTVLVVEDEFIIALDLSETVKDLGYALEGPFPDKKRALASIRGGMPDCAILDIQTSDGEVYPLADELVEAGVPIIFHSGHVPPEEVRSRYPDAVACSKPCPPDQLIEVLQEAVARAHAE from the coding sequence ATGGCGCGCTCCACTGCGTATGACAGGCCGACGGTGCTTGTCGTTGAAGACGAGTTCATCATTGCGCTCGACTTGTCGGAAACGGTGAAAGACCTCGGGTACGCGCTGGAGGGTCCCTTCCCCGACAAGAAGCGGGCGCTGGCCTCCATCAGGGGCGGCATGCCCGACTGCGCGATCCTGGACATCCAGACCAGCGACGGAGAGGTTTATCCGCTGGCTGATGAATTGGTCGAAGCCGGTGTCCCGATCATCTTCCACTCCGGCCACGTGCCTCCGGAAGAGGTCCGCAGCCGCTATCCCGACGCTGTGGCCTGCAGCAAACCCTGCCCTCCCGATCAGTTGATCGAAGTGCTGCAGGAAGCCGTCGCAAGGGCACACGCCGAGTAA
- a CDS encoding lipopolysaccharide biosynthesis protein, whose product MTPAAGEAPGGDLAVLAKGGRTNLLGFLLRLAARLPFLFIAGRFYGPDALGRFASALVIVELAAMVCTFGEKRGLAQRLSEGDEDPTHLVFDGLAAALLAGVVASVALWFVPAPMFPSGIYTEVDRLLVLAIPALAATEILLAAQAYRYDVAATVRARAVVEPWTISIMAGVLAFVAPQSGLSLAYIISIYAALLTAAWPFFKSYGLPRGWRFNPKRIARMATRGLPVAAADTIEWGTRRLDIFILGLFAAPAAVGIYYVAQQVASLPQKLKTSFEPILGPVLTRKLKEKDYAAIAKQVCQVGFWITAAQAGVGLALGIPGEAIMGLVGPHFVGATGALGFLLAAEVVAATAVVSEAALIYVARLRNLWVSFGTIALQAGLTVGAMLLADKLEFNDGWRAAAVAASLMLALGVSSVIKAIMLSRIVGRAINNWRWALVVASAAAVVVGQLVIRMPEWAQLVIGIPTLMAVYGWIIWTRGFGPEDRVLFARKVKQEEVEEGH is encoded by the coding sequence TTGACGCCCGCTGCGGGCGAGGCTCCCGGCGGCGATCTTGCCGTGCTGGCGAAAGGCGGGCGGACCAACCTGCTCGGCTTCCTCCTGCGGTTAGCCGCGAGGCTGCCGTTCCTGTTCATCGCCGGACGTTTCTACGGCCCGGATGCCCTGGGCCGCTTCGCTTCGGCGCTGGTCATCGTCGAGCTGGCGGCGATGGTCTGCACTTTCGGCGAAAAGCGCGGCCTGGCGCAGCGCCTCTCCGAAGGCGACGAGGACCCGACCCATTTGGTGTTTGACGGCCTGGCGGCAGCCCTGCTCGCCGGCGTCGTGGCGAGCGTGGCGCTCTGGTTCGTGCCGGCACCCATGTTCCCGAGCGGAATCTATACCGAAGTTGACCGCCTGCTGGTGCTGGCGATCCCGGCCCTGGCCGCCACCGAGATCCTGCTGGCGGCGCAGGCCTACCGCTACGACGTGGCAGCAACCGTCCGTGCCCGAGCGGTGGTGGAGCCGTGGACCATTTCGATCATGGCCGGGGTGCTGGCGTTCGTGGCGCCGCAGAGCGGGCTGTCGCTCGCCTACATCATCTCGATCTACGCCGCCCTGCTGACCGCCGCCTGGCCGTTCTTCAAGAGCTACGGGCTACCGCGCGGGTGGCGTTTCAATCCGAAGCGGATCGCGCGCATGGCCACACGCGGCCTGCCGGTCGCCGCCGCAGATACGATCGAATGGGGCACCCGCCGGCTCGACATCTTCATCCTCGGCCTGTTCGCCGCCCCGGCCGCGGTCGGCATCTACTACGTGGCCCAGCAAGTCGCGAGCCTTCCGCAGAAGCTCAAGACCAGCTTCGAACCGATCCTCGGCCCCGTCCTGACGCGCAAGCTCAAGGAAAAGGACTACGCCGCAATTGCCAAACAGGTCTGCCAGGTCGGCTTCTGGATCACCGCCGCCCAGGCGGGCGTTGGCCTGGCGCTCGGCATTCCGGGCGAGGCGATCATGGGACTGGTCGGCCCGCACTTCGTCGGCGCCACCGGCGCACTCGGCTTCCTCCTCGCGGCCGAGGTCGTCGCCGCGACGGCTGTCGTATCGGAAGCCGCCCTCATTTACGTCGCCAGGCTGCGGAACCTGTGGGTCTCGTTCGGCACGATCGCGCTGCAGGCCGGGCTGACAGTGGGCGCCATGCTGCTGGCCGATAAACTGGAGTTCAACGACGGCTGGCGCGCCGCCGCCGTGGCCGCATCGCTGATGCTCGCGCTTGGGGTTTCGTCGGTGATCAAGGCCATCATGCTCAGCCGGATAGTCGGCCGCGCGATCAACAACTGGCGCTGGGCGCTGGTCGTGGCATCGGCCGCGGCGGTGGTAGTCGGGCAGCTTGTGATCCGGATGCCGGAATGGGCGCAGCTGGTGATCGGCATTCCCACTCTGATGGCCGTCTATGGCTGGATCATCTGGACCCGAGGCTTCGGACCCGAAGACCGCGTCCTGTTCGCCCGCAAGGTCAAGCAGGAAGAGGTTGAAGAGGGGCACTAG
- the tsaD gene encoding tRNA (adenosine(37)-N6)-threonylcarbamoyltransferase complex transferase subunit TsaD encodes MRIVLGIESSCDETAAALVTEDRRILAQAIASQDDSHAPYGGVVPEIAARAHAERLTPLIERVLKDANLSLNDCSAIAATAGPGLIGGVMVGLVTAKALAMASDRPLLAINHLEGHALSPRLADPDLQFPYALLLVSGGHCQVLRVDGVGHYRRLATTIDDALGEAFDKTAKILRLGFPGGPAVERLAAEGNAKAVPLPRPLFGSEEPHFSFAGLKSAVLRAHDSGKYQAADIAASFQQAAIDCILDRTTRALAAMGDVTALVVAGGVAANRSVRAALEQLAANRGLRFVAPPLALCTDNAAMIAWAGQEWLEKGRAGDPLDVAARPRWPLDPDAAPVRGAGVKA; translated from the coding sequence ATGAGGATCGTACTGGGCATCGAGAGCAGTTGCGACGAGACAGCCGCGGCGCTGGTGACGGAAGACCGTCGCATTCTCGCCCAGGCCATCGCTTCGCAAGACGACAGCCACGCACCCTACGGTGGCGTGGTTCCAGAGATCGCCGCCCGAGCCCATGCTGAACGCCTGACGCCCCTGATCGAGCGCGTACTCAAGGACGCGAATCTCTCGCTCAACGATTGTTCGGCGATCGCCGCGACGGCTGGACCAGGGCTGATCGGCGGGGTCATGGTTGGCCTCGTTACCGCCAAGGCCCTCGCCATGGCGAGCGACCGTCCGCTGCTGGCGATCAACCACCTCGAAGGCCACGCTCTGAGCCCGCGGCTTGCGGACCCCGACCTTCAGTTCCCCTATGCGCTGCTGCTGGTTTCGGGCGGCCATTGCCAGGTGCTGCGGGTCGACGGCGTCGGCCACTACCGGCGCCTGGCAACCACGATTGACGACGCGCTGGGCGAAGCGTTCGACAAGACCGCCAAGATCCTGCGCCTCGGCTTCCCCGGCGGCCCGGCTGTCGAACGGCTCGCGGCCGAAGGCAACGCCAAGGCCGTCCCCCTGCCCCGCCCGCTGTTCGGAAGCGAAGAACCGCACTTCTCCTTTGCCGGCCTCAAGAGCGCCGTCCTGCGCGCGCATGACAGCGGGAAGTACCAAGCGGCCGATATCGCCGCGAGCTTCCAGCAGGCCGCGATCGACTGCATCCTCGACCGCACAACCCGCGCCCTTGCCGCGATGGGCGACGTGACCGCGCTGGTCGTCGCTGGCGGTGTCGCCGCCAACCGCAGCGTACGCGCGGCGCTCGAGCAACTCGCCGCCAACCGCGGCCTCCGCTTCGTCGCCCCGCCGCTGGCTCTGTGCACGGATAACGCCGCGATGATCGCCTGGGCTGGTCAGGAGTGGCTTGAGAAGGGCCGCGCTGGCGATCCGCTCGACGTTGCCGCCCGGCCGCGCTGGCCTCTCGATCCGGACGCAGCGCCGGTGCGGGGCGCGGGGGTCAAGGCGTGA